One genomic window of Verrucomicrobiia bacterium includes the following:
- a CDS encoding metalloregulator ArsR/SmtB family transcription factor produces the protein MVAYNWGMAAGEDKVFKALADSSRRTLLDRLHKKNGQTLNELCAGHDMSRQAVTKHLVLLEEANLVTTRRKGREKWHYLNPVPINEIYMRWIGKFEKSRLAALHNLKEALKENDHEKT, from the coding sequence ATGGTTGCATATAATTGGGGCATGGCAGCCGGTGAAGACAAAGTATTCAAAGCCCTTGCGGATTCCAGCCGCCGTACCCTGCTGGACCGGCTGCACAAAAAAAACGGCCAAACCTTGAACGAGCTGTGCGCGGGGCATGACATGAGCCGCCAGGCTGTCACCAAGCATCTCGTCCTGCTCGAAGAAGCGAATCTCGTGACCACTCGCAGGAAAGGCCGTGAAAAATGGCATTATCTCAACCCGGTACCGATCAACGAAATTTACATGCGCTGGATCGGCAAGTTCGAGAAGTCCCGGCTTGCGGCATTGCACAATCTCAAAGAAGCCTTAAAGGAGAACGACCATGAAAAAACCTGA
- a CDS encoding SRPBCC family protein yields the protein MKKPDFVYTTYIKSTPEKVWQALTTPEFTRQYWKYENISDWKKGSDWVHRDPNGEKGKNVFVEGKVLESSPPNRLVLSWIDPANKADESRVTFEIKLIGELVRLDVVHGDFKADTDMPERISGGWPRVLSGLKTLLETGKAIDIWTGHKTCSENAAVKTAVS from the coding sequence ATGAAAAAACCTGATTTCGTCTACACCACTTACATCAAGAGCACTCCGGAAAAAGTCTGGCAGGCGCTCACCACGCCCGAATTCACCCGGCAATACTGGAAGTACGAAAATATTTCCGACTGGAAAAAAGGTTCGGATTGGGTCCACCGGGACCCGAATGGAGAGAAGGGAAAAAACGTCTTCGTCGAAGGCAAAGTGCTGGAAAGCAGCCCGCCCAACCGCCTGGTGCTGAGCTGGATCGATCCCGCCAACAAGGCCGATGAGTCCCGCGTCACGTTCGAAATCAAGCTCATTGGCGAGCTGGTCCGTCTCGATGTGGTCCATGGCGACTTCAAGGCGGATACCGACATGCCGGAGCGCATCTCCGGAGGCTGGCCGCGGGTTCTCTCGGGTCTCAAAACCCTTCTGGAAACCGGCAAAGCCATCGACATCTGGACGGGTCACAAGACCTGCAGCGAAAACGCCGCCGTCAAAACCGCAGTGTCCTGA